Proteins from a single region of Drosophila biarmipes strain raj3 chromosome 3R, RU_DBia_V1.1, whole genome shotgun sequence:
- the LOC108026407 gene encoding copper homeostasis protein cutC homolog, translating into MSVALLARPSQIKLTKLTKIVHNKMSTAQCCFRAVELLNTGSELVCQRYVLSFWGRLSMLLALARLATADCYRSGSATSRFSLGICLYYCLPVLLSLTSGMASHDIKLEVCVDSIRSAFAAEAGGASRIELCSALGEGGLSPSVGTLKTLKETLTLPIYCMLRPRRGTDFVYSDEEMCAVLTDMDLLRENGADGFVFGSLNLDRSINVDQCRQVMMESEGLPVTFHRAFDLTDQKRMDENVELLRELGFKRLLSSGFRPSAADGVDCLAQLIAKHHRDFIVMPGAGIKVSNLEEILTVSRCQEFHASAQDTAGEDYVTPTTTRMECDVTMGKQDVDPYFGTNANVVRKMVTIANAMSCR; encoded by the coding sequence ATGTCCGTTGCCTTGCTCGCACGACCCTCGCAAatcaaattaacaaaattaacaaaaattgttcACAACAAAATGAGCACAGCGCAGTGTTGTTTTCGTGCTGTTGAATTGCTCAACACTGGCAGCGAACTGGTTTGCCAGCGATATGTGCTATCGTTCTGGGGCAGGCTATCGATGCTTTTGGCGCTGGCACGGCTGGCAACAGCTGATTGTTATCGGTCTGGGTCCGCCACTAGCAGATTTTCACTTggaatttgtttatattattgttTACCTGTACTATTATCACTGACAAGCGGAATGGCCAGCCACGACATCAAGCTGGAGGTCTGCGTGGATTCCATACGATCGGCCTTTGCCGCCGAAGCTGGCGGTGCCTCGCGGATTGAGCTCTGCTCGGCCCTGGGCGAAGGCGGCTTGAGCCCCAGTGTGGGCACCCTGAAAACCCTAAAGGAAACCCTCACTCTGCCCATTTACTGCATGCTGAGACCCCGGCGGGGCACGGACTTTGTCTACAGCGACGAGGAGATGTGCGCCGTGCTCACGGACATGGATCTGCTGCGGGAGAACGGCGCCGACGGCTTCGTTTTCGGATCCCTGAATCTGGATCGCAGTATCAACGTGGACCAGTGCCGGCAGGTGATGATGGAGTCGGAGGGCCTTCCTGTGACCTTTCACCGTGCCTTCGACCTCACCGATCAGAAGCGCATGGACGAGAACGTTGAACTGCTGAGGGAACTGGGCTTCAAGCGGCTGCTGAGCAGCGGTTTCCGTCCCTCGGCCGCCGATGGCGTGGATTGCCTGGCGCAGCTGATAGCCAAGCATCACAGGGACTTCATAGTGATGCCCGGCGCCGGCATCAAGGTGTCCAACCTGGAGGAGATCCTAACGGTCAGTCGCTGCCAGGAGTTTCACGCCTCCGCCCAGGACACGGCCGGCGAGGACTATGTGACGCCCACCACCACGCGCATGGAGTGCGACGTGACCATGGGCAAACAGGACGTGGACCCGTACTTTGGCACCAATGCCAACGTGGTGCGCAAGATGGTCACCATCGCGAATGCCATGAGCTGCCGCTGA
- the LOC108026408 gene encoding uncharacterized protein LOC108026408 isoform X1, producing MILEAIESPSAWRLHYFNHHLDNVENILRRIETYSLELNNHICGTKKLVATNQNLIARLMKNDQSIKTLLEDKNQEKQVGPSVESQKHRSSKRSCHLRRTCKVTNIREVCWTQCKSPILTRKEDKAEECAEIHRKSHTLLRSLQKDYRRQKGGQEPSNEIVPMVDQNEEIVFKVKCIFKLVEKLDFKTARIADVKAVCRRVLSAMFKRQKPCCEHKVKSHITLIYPENPYLKP from the exons ATGATTCTGGAAGCAATAGAGAGCCCATCTGCTTGGAGGCTTCATTACTTTAACCATCACTTGGACAATGTGGAAAATATATTGCGCAGAATAGAAACCTACAGTCTGGAGCTAAATAACCACATATGTGGCACAAAGAAGCTGGTGGCCACcaatcaaaatttaattgcacgaCTTATGAAAAACGATCAATCCATAAAGACGCTGCTGGAGgataaaaatcaagaaaagcAAGTGGG CCCTTCCGTTGAAAGCCAAAAACATAGATCGAGTAAAAGAAGTTGTCATCTTCGGCGGACCTGCAAGGTGACCAACATTCGGGAGGTATGTTGGACGCAATGCAAGTCTCCCATCTTGACACGGAAAGAAGACAAAGCCGAGGAATGTGCTGAGATACACAGGAAATCCCACACTTTGCTGAGATCTCTCCAGAAAGATTATAGGCGACAGAAAGGTGGTCAGGAGCCTAGCAACGAAATAGTGCCAATGGTTGACCAAAACGAGGAGATCGTCTTTAAAG TGAAATGCATCTTCAAGTTGGTTGAAAAGCTGGACTTTAAGACAGCCAGAATTGCGGATGTGAAAGCAGTTTGCAGACGGGTGCTGAGTGCAATGTTCAAGCGTCAGAAACCGTGTTGTGAGCATAAAGTTAAGTCCCATATTACTCTTATCTACCCCGAAAATCCCTACTTAAAGCCCTAA
- the LOC108026408 gene encoding uncharacterized protein LOC108026408 isoform X2: MILEAIESPSAWRLHYFNHHLDNVENILRRIETYSLELNNHICGTKKLVATNQNLIARLMKNDQSIKTLLEDKNQEKQVGQKHRSSKRSCHLRRTCKVTNIREVCWTQCKSPILTRKEDKAEECAEIHRKSHTLLRSLQKDYRRQKGGQEPSNEIVPMVDQNEEIVFKVKCIFKLVEKLDFKTARIADVKAVCRRVLSAMFKRQKPCCEHKVKSHITLIYPENPYLKP, encoded by the exons ATGATTCTGGAAGCAATAGAGAGCCCATCTGCTTGGAGGCTTCATTACTTTAACCATCACTTGGACAATGTGGAAAATATATTGCGCAGAATAGAAACCTACAGTCTGGAGCTAAATAACCACATATGTGGCACAAAGAAGCTGGTGGCCACcaatcaaaatttaattgcacgaCTTATGAAAAACGATCAATCCATAAAGACGCTGCTGGAGgataaaaatcaagaaaagcAAGTGGG CCAAAAACATAGATCGAGTAAAAGAAGTTGTCATCTTCGGCGGACCTGCAAGGTGACCAACATTCGGGAGGTATGTTGGACGCAATGCAAGTCTCCCATCTTGACACGGAAAGAAGACAAAGCCGAGGAATGTGCTGAGATACACAGGAAATCCCACACTTTGCTGAGATCTCTCCAGAAAGATTATAGGCGACAGAAAGGTGGTCAGGAGCCTAGCAACGAAATAGTGCCAATGGTTGACCAAAACGAGGAGATCGTCTTTAAAG TGAAATGCATCTTCAAGTTGGTTGAAAAGCTGGACTTTAAGACAGCCAGAATTGCGGATGTGAAAGCAGTTTGCAGACGGGTGCTGAGTGCAATGTTCAAGCGTCAGAAACCGTGTTGTGAGCATAAAGTTAAGTCCCATATTACTCTTATCTACCCCGAAAATCCCTACTTAAAGCCCTAA
- the LOC108026010 gene encoding coiled-coil domain-containing protein 149, translating to MDLDDVASQHGFGQHMAMATYNVETSAVHRKLQSKVEALRILRQELEQFRVERDQYKLVAETLQLRYSALKSNSELLAVGGCGALSENSSLAALLHETREQNLKLSTEVEALRQRLNELQGDMELLRETEASNKSRVQAMATENAARNKEELQWRRERANFICHLEGLKKRNAQLAFDLKAVIDEKEELITERDAYKCKAHRLNHELFVALRAKKTHPRLLDIDGVLLENKYLHERVKIQDSELELTKQSISKYKTMLDAKRKKGIVKLGGGSTNEDTILSPRQVKTILESGIDLPQKTESLSDLKSLCLALLDNLNDKNLALTHQKKTNKILAGKMTELEQRWQQLLSGNEDNSEEAHEEDEEYGYAPSQLLLNGYCPAMVDDVDISSTPSIAPDNEGVAITPDPGDSRKPKSAEALHSDDGMSSLSTESVDSSVYGVDVQPDDFQKSSSPTTDSGNCGLSSRCTGTPRISSAVARERMEDLKDLPPHLATLVQKALHELDMRDYEAMVTIRAENLSAIP from the exons ATGGACCTGGACGATGTGGCAAGTCAGCATGGATTCGGCCAGCATATGGCTATGGCCACGTACAATGTGGAG ACCTCGGCGGTGCACAGGAAGCTGCAGAGCAAGGTGGAGGCCCTGAGGATCCTGCGCCAGGAGCTGGAGCAGTTCCGCGTGGAGCGAGACCAGTACAAGCTGGTGGCGGAGACCCTGCAGCTGCGCTACTCGGCGCTGAAGAGCAACAGTGAGCTGCTGGCCGTCGGCGGATGCGGAGCCCTGAGTGAGAACTCCAGCCTGGCCGCCCTGCTGCATGAGACGCGGGAGCAGAATCTGAAGCTCAGCACTGAGGTGGAGGCCCTGAGGCAGCGGCTCAACGAGCTGCAGGGCGACATGGAACTGCTGCGCGAGACGGAGGCCAGCAACAAGTCGCGGGTGCAGGCGATGGCCACGGAGAATGCCGCCCGCAACAAGGAGGAGCTGCAGTGGCGCCGCGAAAGGGCCAACTTCATCTGCCACCTGGAGGGGCTCAAGAAGCGGAACGCCCAGCTGGCCTTCGACCTGAAGGCGGTCATCGATGAGAAGGAGGAGCTGATCACCGAGCGGGATGCCTACAAGTGCAAGGCCCATCGCCTCAACCACGAGCTCTTTGTAGCCCTCAGGGCGAAGAAAACGCATCCTAGA CTGCTGGACATTGATGGCGTTTTGCTGGAGAACAAGTACCTGCATGAGCGTGTGAAGATCCAAGACAGCGAGCTGGAGCTGACCAAACAGAGCATTAGCAAGTACAAG ACCATGTTGGATGCAAAGAGGAAGAAGGGCATTGTCAAACTTGGAGGTGGCAGCACAAACGAAGACACCATACTAAGCCCCCGACAAG TTAAGACCATCCTGGAGAGCGGCATTGATCTTCCTCAGAAAACAGAGAGCTTAAGCGACCTAAAGTCCCTGTGCCTGGCTCTGCTGGACAACCTTAACGATAAGAATTTAGCCCTGACTCACCAGAAGAAAACCAacaa AATACTGGCTGGCAAAATGACGGAGCTGGAACAGCGGTGGCAGCAGCTTCTCTCCGGCAACGAGGATAACTCAGAGGAGGCTcacgaggaggacgaggagtaCGGCTATGCTCCCTCCCAGCTGCTCCTCAACGGCTATTGCCCCGCCATGGTTGATGATGTCGACATCAGCAGCACTCCGTCCATTGCTCCAGACAACGAAGGCGTTGCCATTACCCCAGATCCTGGAGATTCCAGAAAGCCCAAGTCGGCCGAGGCTTTGCACTCCGACGATGGCATGTCCTCGCTTTCCACCGAGTCGGTGGATTCCTCGGTGTACGGAGTGGATGTGCAGCCCGATGACTTCCAGAAGTCTTCGTCGCCCACCACGGATTCGGGCAATTGCGGCCTGAGCAGTCGGTGTACCGGCACACCGCGAATATCCAG